A stretch of Cucumis sativus cultivar 9930 chromosome 2, Cucumber_9930_V3, whole genome shotgun sequence DNA encodes these proteins:
- the LOC101205049 gene encoding cytochrome P450 89A2 has protein sequence MEICFILLISLAISIFLHSIFNHFRSSTKLPPGPFFSFSILTELLWLRTSSLHIESLLRSLIPKYGPVLTLPIGLRPVIFIADHSVAHNALVLNGALFSDRPPALPVSNVVSSNQHDISSASYGPLWRLLRRNLTSQILHPSRLKSYAPARKRVLDILLNRLQSDSQSGTPVSATDHFRYAILCLLVFMCFGDKLDESQIDRIKKVERVIKLNYGRYNTLNLFPKLTKILLRKRWEEFLQLRRNQEEVIIPFIEARRKIQQNKENRDENKEEIVVSYVDTLLELELPDEKRKLTDTEMVTIASEFINGGSDTTSTALQWIMANLVKYPEIQNKLLVEMKGVMGDGSEEEVKEEDLGKLPYLKAVILEGLRRHPPAHFLLPHAVKEETKLGNYVIPKNGTTNYMVAEMGRDPKVWEDPMAFKPERFMKGGEEGIEFDITGSKEIKMMPFGAGRRMCPGFGLAILHLEYFVANLVWRFEWKAVDGDEVDLSEKVELTIVMKKPLQANLRPRF, from the coding sequence ATGGAGATCTGCTTCATCCTCCTCATCTCCCTCGCCATCTCTATTTTCCTCCACTccatttttaaccattttcgAAGCTCCACCAAACTCCCACCAGgccctttcttctccttttccaTCCTCACTGAACTCCTATGGCTTCGAACATCCTCCCTCCACATCGAATCTCTCCTCCGAAGCCTCATTCCCAAGTATGGCCCTGTCCTCACCCTCCCAATCGGCCTCCGCCCAGTCATTTTCATCGCCGATCACTCCGTTGCCCACAATGCCCTTGTCCTTAACGGTGCTCTCTTCTCCGACCGTCCACCCGCCCTTCCGGTCAGCAATGTCGTCTCCAGCAATCAACACGACATCAGCTCTGCCTCTTATGGCCCACTCTGGCGCCTCCTCCGCCGCAATCTCACTTCCCAAATCCTCCATCCTTCTCGTCTCAAGTCCTACGCTCCAGCACGCAAACGGGTTTTGGATATTCTTCTTAATCGCCTTCAATCTGACTCTCAATCTGGAACTCCTGTCTCTGCCACTGATCATTTTCGGTACGCAATATTGTGTTTGTTGGTGTTCATGTGCTTTGGGGATAAGCTTGACGAATCCCAAATCGATCGAATCAAGAAAGTAGAGCGAGTAATCAAGTTGAATTACGGTCGTTATAACACTCTTAATTTATTCCCTAAATTGACCAAGATTTTGCTAAGAAAACGCTGGGAAGAGTTTCTTCAATTAAGAAGGAATCAAGAGGAAGTCATTATTCCTTTCATCGAAGCAAGAAGGAAGatccaacaaaacaaagaaaacagagacgaaaacaaagaagaaatcGTGGTCTCGTACGTTGATACGCTACTCGAATTGGAACTCCCCGATGAGAAAAGAAAGCTTACGGATACCGAAATGGTGACGATAGCCTCTGAGTTTATCAACGGAGGCTCCGATACAACATCCACAGCCTTGCAGTGGATAATGGCGAACTTAGTAAAATACCCAGAAATTCAAAACAAGCTTTTAGTAGAAATGAAAGGAGTAATGGGAGATGGATCAGAGGAGGAAGTGAAGGAAGAGGATTTGGGGAAACTTCCATATCTGAAAGCTGTGATTTTAGAAGGATTGAGGAGACACCCACCAGCGCATTTCTTGCTGCCACATGCagtgaaagaagaaacaaagttgGGAAATTATGTGATACCAAAGAATGGAACAACGAATTACATGGTAGCAGAAATGGGTAGGGATCCGAAAGTGTGGGAAGATCCGATGGCGTTTAAGCCGGAGAGGTTCATGAAAGGCGGCGAAGAAGGAATTGAGTTTGATATAACAGGGAGCAAAGAGATAAAGATGATGCCATTCGGAGCAGGGAGAAGGATGTGTCCAGGATTTGGTTTGGCGATTCTTcatttggaatattttgttgCTAATTTGGTATGGCGATTTGAATGGAAGGCTGTTGA